A stretch of the Uranotaenia lowii strain MFRU-FL chromosome 3, ASM2978415v1, whole genome shotgun sequence genome encodes the following:
- the LOC129753528 gene encoding uncharacterized protein LOC129753528, translated as MPREDLRLLVKQERNLRSLMDNIQDFANGYQAERDFISLKFRMQKLDELYDKFIRVRENIEVLTDDAEMDVCIQGDEEQAALERAMRISEREEVNMRIIKDFENRFFDIKHCLGVLEAAESGSGASTQRSIQASVSQPRIKLPELKLPTFSGKLQDWITFRDTFSSMIHNNHHLSDIDKFTYLRTSLTGDALSEIGSIELTSANYSIAWQALHNSFENKKLLVKSYLDVLFSVYPMEEESYEQLHRVVKDFETTLMMLQKVGVETDGMTTILQHMLCQRLDSATLHQWECHHNSKEVPTYPQLIEFLKSRCMVLRNLSNSSQGELKKQFSFPALSHTSLEYKFACPFCAESIHSVFKCQKFTQMKVSDRVDLIKKKSLCLNCLSPGHIARFCVKGSCQICGRGHHTLLHAGPVVSQSNLEQLRVPQQVNQDANQQPPQNQTEIPFEEILPNSTLQNQTHLSHNPNMINHPSFSTTDNPSTSHSAFISVNPSNFSSTVLLSTAVVMIEDGYGNSIPARALLDSGSQLCFMTERISQSLKLQRYRHHLPVNGIGQSTTCSTQSVIASIGSRYTNYRSTLKFHVLPKVTSGLPGKKFNITSWKIPPGLNIADHDFQNPGNIDLILGAEIFYDLLLEGQHNLNDVGPVLQNTKLGWIVSGKVFNENQVQNPAIQHDVMLTNNHMLLIWSNNPEPPEKAD; from the coding sequence ATGCCTCGAGAGGACTTACGACTCCTGGTGAAGCAGGAAAGGAACCTGAGAAGTTTAATGGACAATATCCAGGATTTTGCAAACGGTTACCAAGCAGAGCGAGATTTCATATCCTTAAAATTCCGCATGCAGAAATTGGACGAATTGTACGATAAATTCATTCGTGTGCGGGAGAACATTGAAGTGCTAACTGACGATGCGGAAATGGACGTTTGCATACAAGGCGACGAGGAACAGGCGGCCCTTGAACGTGCGATGAGAATCAGCGAACGTGAAGAAGTCAATATGCGCATCATCAAGGACTTCGAGAATCGTTTCTTCGACATTAAACACTGTTTGGGTGTGCTGGAAGCAGCCGAAAGTGGTTCCGGTGCCAGCACTCAAAGGTCAATTCAAGCATCCGTTTCACAACCCAGAATCAAACTCCCTGAATTGAAGTTGCCAACATTCAGCGGAAAGCTTCAGGATTGGATCACCTTCCGGGATACATTCTCCAGCATGATCCACAACAACCATCATCTGTCCGACATCGACAAGTTTACCTATCTCCGAACGTCGTTGACAGGTGATGCATTGTCAGAAATAGGTTCAATTGAGTTGACATCGGCTAACTACAGCATTGCCTGGCAAGCTCTCCACAATTCCTTTGAGAACAAAAAGCTTTTAGTGAAATCCTACCTCGACGTTTTGTTCTCTGTCTACCCCATGGAAGAAGAATCCTATGAACAGCTCCACCGAGTGGTGAAGGATTTTGAGACAACGCTGATGATGCTCCAGAAGGTCGGTGTGGAAACTGATGGGATGACCACCATTCTTCAGCATATGTTGTGTCAGCGTTTGGATTCTGCTACTTTACATCAATGGGAATGCCACCACAACTCGAAGGAGGTTCCAACATATCCGCAGTTGATTGAATTCCTGAAGTCAAGGTGTATGGTGCTCCGTAATCTTTCTAATTCAAGTCAAGGGGAACTGAAAAAGCAATTTAGTTTTCCGGCACTCAGTCATACCAGTCTCGAGTATAAGTTTGCCTGTCCTTTCTGTGCTGAGTCTATACACTCAGTGTTTAAGTGTCAAAAGTTTACACAAATGAAGGTGTCCGATCGTGTTGATTTGATTAAGAAGAAATCATTGTGCCTCAATTGTCTCTCGCCAGGTCACATCGCGAGATTTTGTGTTAAGGGATCTTGCCAGATCTGCGGAAGAGGCCATCACACCCTCCTGCATGCTGGTCCTGTTGTATCACAGTCCAATTTAGAGCAGTTACGAGTTCCACAGCAAGTCAATCAGGACGCGAATCAACAGCCACCACAGAACCAAACAGAGATACCCTTTGAAGAAATCCTTCCTAATTCAACTCTCCAGAACCAGACACATCTGTCACACAATCCGAACATGATTAACCACCCATCCTTCAGTACCACAGACAATCCTTCCACTAGCCACAGTGCTTTCATATCCGTAAATCCTAGTAACTTTTCAAGCACTGTTTTGCTGTCCACAGCAGTTGTTATGATTGAGGATGGATATGGAAATTCCATTCCAGCACGAGCTTTGTTGGATTCAGGATCACAGCTATGCTTCATGACTGAAAGAATTTCTCAGTCTTTGAAACTTCAACGCTATCGACATCATCTTCCAGTCAACGGTATTGGACAATCAACTACCTGTTCCACACAGTCTGTAATCGCTTCCATTGGATCTCGGTATACCAACTACCGGTCTACTTTGAAATTTCACGTCCTCCCGAAAGTAACCTCTGGTCTCCCCGGGAAAAAGTTCAACATCACTAGTTGGAAGATACCTCCAGGACTCAACATTGCAGATCACGATTTTCAAAATCCCGGTAATATTGATCTAATTCTCGGGGCTGAGATATTCTACGATCTGTTGTTGGAAGGACAACACAATTTAAACGACGTTGGGCCAGTACTACAGAATACAAAGCTGGGATGGATCGTTTCTGGCAAGGTTTTCAATGAGAACCAAGTTCAAAACCCTGCAATTCAGCATGATGTCATGCTCACAAATAATCACATGCTACTTATCTGGAGCAACAATCCCGAGCCACCAGAAAAGGCAGATTAG
- the LOC129753529 gene encoding uncharacterized protein LOC129753529, with protein MTSKAEKKLAADLLTRRRACAERDVVEKFVADFTYERDCCQVAVRLEALNKCNELFLNVQNDIEMGDSEERFETHLEFRADFEDRFCRAKGFLLSKLENREHLLSSTIMHASTSHSMSSSFHHRLPKIDLPKFSGDESRWISFRDNFISIIHCNEDIPIVNKLQYLLQSLEGEAKKPFESVDIQADNYSSTWDALKKRYDNKRFLRKELFRGLYNLPPIQYESAQDLNTLVDDFQRHVKALGKLGEPIEHWDTPLIFILSNKLDSATIRAWEQDTRQKDEVKYDELIEFLIHQVRMLKSVDSDLQHRSSVPTVSKVAGQITKKPVPIRSVVNTATSETQSSTSPCHCCLRTHPLHQCPAFSNLSSSQRREFVTQHSLCWNCFRANHRATSCKSKFLCRICQAKHHTMLHDHQISHLEQLSTEEPHPVQANPGPSRLLSPPTVNLSVHSDSTVLLETVSLLVVDRYGRKIQARALLDSAAMSNFITKKLANELATRQSPVDIAVAGIGESVKRIKHKLAAKIISRNSDFSTTLDFLVMKKPTSYLPTSPIASTAWRMPKVPLADPQFNVPATIDMIIGGECYHEFHTGVRHSLGNGLPFLVDTLFGWTVSGKVDSSSTTAPRACFLSTVDQTRETIPGEFRPMDTTDGSQRMDVEPSTTQIHKKGCIARHSRSNNPKTTLGDSNTKATQRNSTRNAHHKIPGSHVQPGKKHDIDPVDNNPHCYRPHHPVLKEASKTTNERVVFDASCEPNSGYALNDTLLVGPVAQQSRLSNTPSSAAKVNDEREDAACGSCCYVAPLVKQPSVTCLELCAPVLPEEDTDGLSRSRVPEVHITASELSRNLHSSNFPENPGWYYDHAWQSSSLESWPYSVASRLHPGRDGVIKPAKRDCHLTHRQQSTGQRDNPDN; from the coding sequence ATGACTAGCAAGGCGGAGAAAAAGTTAGCAGCGGACCTTCTAACGAGACGACGAGCGTGTGCCGAACGAGATGTGGTGGAGAAGTTCGTAGCGGATTTCACCTATGAACGGGATTGTTGTCAGGTTGCGGTACGTTTAGAGGCGCTCAACAAGTGCAACGAACTCTTCTTGAACGTGCAGAACGACATCGAGATGGGTGACAGCGAAGAACGGTTCGAGACACATCTGGAGTTCCGGGCGGATTTCGAGGATCGATTTTGCAGAGCGAAAGGTTTTTTGCTGTCTAAACTGGAAAACAGGGAGCATCTTCTGAGTTCGACGATCATGCACGCATCGACTTCTCATAGCATGTCTTCCAGTTTCCATCATCGGTTGCCGAAAATCGATCTACCGAAGTTTAGCGGGGATGAATCGCGATGGATATCATTCCGCGACAATTTCATTTCGATTATTCACTGCAACGAGGACATACCGATTGTCAACAAGCTGCAGTACCTGTTACAGTCGCTTGAAGGAGAAGCCAAGAAACCGTTCGAGTCGGTGGATATCCAAGCCGATAATTATTCGTCGACGTGGGACGCGCTTAAGAAGCGTTACGATAACAAGCGATTCCTCAGAAAGGAGCTGTTTCGAGGCCTGTACAACCTTCCACCGATCCAGTATGAGTCAGCCCAAGACCTCAACACACTGGTTGATGATTTCCAGCGACACGTTAAGGCTCTGGGGAAGTTAGGCGAACCGATCGAGCATTGGGACACTCCGCTCATCTTCATCCTGTCAAACAAGTTGGATTCGGCGACGATTCGTGCATGGGAGCAAGATACTCGACAGAAGGACGAGGTGAAATACGACGAGCTCATCGAGTTTCTCATCCACCAGGTCCGGATGTTGAAATCCGTGGACAGCGATCTCCAGCATCGTTCCTCAGTGCCCACCGTTTCCAAGGTGGCCGGACAAATCACGAAGAAACCAGTTCCCATCCGATCTGTCGTGAACACAGCTACGTCCGAAACTCAATCCAGTACTTCGCCATGCCACTGTTGTTTGAGAACACATCCGCTTCACCAATGTCCAGCATTTTCGAACCTGTCAAGCTCCCAACGGCGAGAGTTTGTGACACAGCACAGTCTTTGCTGGAATTGCTTTCGCGCAAACCACCGGGCAACATCCTGCAAATCTAAGTTTCTGTGCAGGATTTGTCAAGCAAAACACCACACCATGTTGCACGACCACCAAATATCACATCTAGAGCAACTCTCTACTGAGGAACCACATCCCGTACAAGCGAATCCAGGCCCCAGTAGATTGCTTAGCCCCCCAACAGTAAATCTTTCCGTGCATTCTGATTCAACCGTTCTCTTGGAGACAGTCTCGCTGTTAGTAGTCGACCGATACGGCAGAAAGATCCAAGCACGAGCTCTACTTGATTCTGCAGCGATGTCAAATTTCATCACCAAGAAGCTGGCGAACGAGCTCGCCACCCGTCAAAGCCCCGTGGACATCGCAGTTGCCGGAATTGGAGAGTCAGTCAAGCGTATCAAGCACAAGTTAGCTGCCAAGATCATATCCAGGAACAGCGACTTCTCCACCACACTCGATTTCCTCGTCATGAAGAAACCAACATCATATCTCCCCACATCCCCGATCGCTTCAACTGCCTGGAGAATGCCGAAGGTTCCATTGGCGGATCCTCAGTTCAACGTTCCAGCAACAATCGACATGATCATCGGTGGAGAATGTTACCATGAGTTTCACACAGGCGTACGCCACTCCCTTGGTAACGGTCTCCCGTTTTTGGTGGACACCCTCTTTGGCTGGACAGTTTCTGGCAAAGTGGATTCCAGCTCCACCACCGCACCGCGAGCGTGCTTCCTCTCCACCGTTGATCAAACCCGAGAAACGATCCCTGGGGAGTTCCGGCCAATGGACACCACCGATGGGAGCCAAAGGATGGACGTTGAACCCTCCACCACTCAAATCCACAAAAAAGGATGCATCGCCCGCCATTCCCGGTCCAATAATCCCAAAACCACCCTTGGAGATTCGAACACGAAGGCCACACAACGAAACTCCACCAGAAATGCACACCACAAAATCCCTGGAAGTCACGTTCAACCCGGAAAAAAGCACGACATCGATCCTGTTGACAACAATCCACACTGCTATCGGCCACATCACCCGGTGCTCAAGGAAGCCAGCAAAACCACCAATGAACGCGTGGTATTCGACGCATCCTGTGAGCCCAATTCAGGGTACGCGCTCAACGATACGCTGCTCGTCGGTCCCGTCGCTCAACAAAGTCGACTGTCTAACACTCCTTCAAGCGCCGCTAAGGTCAACGATGAACGAGAAGACGCTGCCTGTGGATCCTGCTGCTACGTTGCCCCTTTGGTCAAGCAGCCGTCTGTTACCTGTCTGGAGTTATGCGCACCTGTTCTGCCAGAGGAGGATACTGATGGGCTCAGTAGGAGTCGCGTTCCGGAAGTGCACATCACAGCTAGTGAACTGTCCAGGAATCTACATTCCTCCAACTTTCCCGAAAACCCTGGTTGGTATTACGACCATGCATGGCAATCCTCATCCTTGGAAAGCTGGCCTTATTCCGTCGCCTCGCGGCTTCATCCAGGTCGAGATGGAGTCATTAAGCCAGCCAAGCGAGATTGTCATCTAACTCACCGCCAGCAGTCAACAGGTCAACGCGACAACCCCGACAACTAG
- the LOC129753526 gene encoding uncharacterized protein LOC129753526, whose translation MPQNSEKFTISQQFSPETTQPHDLHLTPSQTRSAVQQPNDVAAHTQVENEPTQLNVFYQNVRGLRTKIDDFFTALHTDFHDVIVLTETWLNEEINSLQLFGQHYSVYRKDRDPLTSGKKSGGGVLIAIANRLSSESIPLTHNDLEHICVKIAFSQHSLYIGAVYLSPDISTSESVIGRNLDAFSAIIEQMQCHDELIIFGDYNQPQLNWKRHDDGSCYPDPTTSKFSSSSTVLIDRMSTLNLVQINSVSNENKRTLDLVLVDRHKVKNFITTTAAEGLVPIDKHHPPLVTSVEIRCFQSFCEPIEAPSLNFRKANFTLLNELLRSVDWSDLAEAGSIDDAVAHFSSTVNSFLQQTVPLKSPVPKPPWSNPQLRRLKRMRASALKSWSYHRNPTLKSAFTSASNAYRRYNRALYTRYLNQTQMNLKQNPRRFWSFINDKRKEKGLPLKMFLENEVCDSITGQCELFAKHFASVFTTENIEPAEITRALSHVVEDAMNVNVPIYQQKSNTPSISSNHQLHRVLMELPRLFS comes from the exons ATGCCACAAAACAGCGAAAAGTTCACAATTTCACAGCAGTTTTCGCCCGAG ACAACACAACCACATGATTTGCACCTCACACCGAGTCAGACCCGATCAGCTGTTCAACAACCCAATGATGTCGCAGCACACACCCAGGTCGAAAATGAACCCACTCAGCTGAACGTTTTTTACCAAAATGTGCGAGGCTTACGAACCAAAATAGACGACTTCTTCACTGCTCTTCACACCGACTTCCATGACGTCATCGTTCTCACGGAGACGTGGCTTAACGAAGAAATCAACTCACTGCAGCTCTTCGGACAACATTACTCCGTATATCGTAAAGATAGAGACCCGCTAACGAGTGGTAAAAAATCTGGCGGTGGTGTGCTTATAGCCATTGCCAATAGATTAAGCTCGGAATCTATTCCTCTGACACATAATGATCTGGAGCATATTTGTGTAAAAATAGCTTTTTCACAACACTCCCTTTACATCGGTGCCGTCTATCTCAGCCCTGATATATCGACTTCCGAATCTGTTATTGGCAGAAATCTAGATGCTTTCAGTGCTATAATTGAACAAATGCAATGTCATGATGAGCTTATAATCTTTGGAGACTATAACCAACCCCAACTGAATTGGAAAAGGCATGACGACGGATCTTGCTACCCTGACCCGACAACTTCTAAGTTTTCATCGTCGAGTACTGTTTTGATTGATCGAATGTCCACTCTCAACCTCGTTCAAATTAACAGCgtttcaaacgaaaacaaacgcACATTGGACCTCGTTCTCGTTGATCGCCACAAAGTCAAAAACTTTATAACCACAACCGCAGCCGAAGGACTAGTCCCAATCGACAAACACCACCCACCCTTGGTGACGTCCGTTGAGATTAGATGCTTTCAATCTTTCTGTGAACCGATAGAAGCACCGTCACTGAATTTCAGGAAAGCCAACTTCACGTTACTCAACGAGTTACTGCGTTCAGTCGATTGGTCAGATCTCGCTGAGGCGGGATCTATAGACGATGCAGTAGCACATTTTTCGTCCACTGTTAACAGCTTTCTTCAGCAAACCGTACCTCTGAAGAGTCCTGTGCCAAAACCGCCATGGTCAAATCCTCAGTTACGACGCCTTAAACGTATGAGAGCATCTGCCTTGAAATCCTGGAGCTATCACCGGAATCCAACACTTAAGTCAGCTTTCACATCCGCCAGCAATGCTTACCGACGTTACAACCGTGCACTATACACTCGCTACTTAAACCAGACTCAAATGAATCTGAAGCAAAATCCTCGTAGGTTTTGGTCATTTATCAACGACAAACGGAAGGAAAAAGGACTCCCCTTGAAAATGTTTCTCGAGAACGAAGTTTGTGACTCGATCACAGGACAATGTGAGTTGTTTGCGAAACACTTTGCAAGTGTTTTCACGACGGAAAATATTGAGCCAGCCGAAATCACCCGAGCCTTATCGCACGTTGTGGAAGACGCGATGAATGTAAATGTACCAATCTACCAACAGAAATCAAACACGCCATCAATAAGCTCAAACCATCAGCTTCACCGGGTCCTGATGGAATTGCCCCGATTGTTTTCGTAA